In Dehalogenimonas etheniformans, one genomic interval encodes:
- a CDS encoding FAD-dependent oxidoreductase — protein sequence MAKIDNKNIVIVPEQAVSRGRQTFGAHQEFKWSEAKCTACDRCDRACPVDAITLNRTRQVKKRMRTAPCSQACPAGLDASRYIRFIAEGKYAEAVAVMRERVPFPLVLGYICKHPCEAECQRNEYEGSLLIRALKRFAAEKDDGSWRKNLKIAPATGKKVAVIGSGPAGLSTAYFLALLGHKVTVFEALPDKGGKMLSSIPEYQLPKNVMNLEIGTIESIGVDIKTNSRVESIDSLFAQGFDSSVLAIGILGWGKSLKLPIPGSRDAGVSDGETVMADVDAGKPVEFGQKVIILGGGSLAFRLAVAAARSGAKEVHIFGQEHTGDREADSFEVDEAVAEGVIVHSSSLFYRVYSENSKAAGILGQKIRAFGYDRAGELGYDPLPNTEERYPADIVISALGRAGDTPQGNLEVSRRGVFAAGDAVNEQRSVVESIAAGRWTASMVDRYLGGSGNLDQQLAPPESSKAVTPIRSLLRRMPSPVPVKQVRAADGSMAASEQTLEEKAAKLDAERCLKCDLCYDLKDYSLDTSACVFCGRCVEACMWNAITPGVGYTTVVEARRAAEKAESAEQAGKRKVYLYALRILVAAGVLLIAAVLLSKINA from the coding sequence TTGGCTAAAATCGACAATAAGAATATCGTCATCGTCCCGGAACAAGCCGTTTCAAGGGGCAGGCAGACGTTTGGCGCACACCAGGAATTCAAGTGGTCTGAAGCCAAATGCACCGCCTGCGACCGCTGCGACCGCGCCTGTCCGGTTGACGCCATCACCCTTAATCGTACCCGGCAGGTCAAGAAACGCATGCGTACCGCCCCTTGCTCCCAGGCGTGTCCGGCGGGGTTGGACGCCTCCCGGTACATCCGCTTTATCGCCGAGGGCAAGTATGCCGAAGCAGTGGCGGTCATGCGCGAGCGGGTGCCGTTCCCGCTGGTGCTCGGCTACATCTGCAAGCACCCCTGCGAGGCAGAGTGCCAGCGCAACGAGTACGAAGGGTCGCTCCTCATCAGAGCGCTCAAGCGCTTCGCCGCCGAAAAAGACGATGGCTCATGGCGCAAGAATCTGAAGATCGCCCCCGCCACCGGTAAAAAAGTGGCGGTGATCGGGTCGGGTCCGGCCGGTTTGTCGACCGCCTACTTCCTGGCTCTCCTGGGGCACAAGGTAACTGTGTTCGAGGCGCTGCCGGACAAGGGCGGCAAGATGCTCTCAAGTATTCCTGAGTACCAACTGCCCAAGAACGTGATGAACCTCGAGATAGGCACCATCGAGAGCATCGGGGTAGACATCAAAACTAACTCCAGGGTCGAATCAATCGATTCCCTGTTTGCCCAGGGTTTTGACTCGTCGGTACTGGCTATCGGCATCCTCGGCTGGGGAAAGTCCTTGAAATTGCCCATTCCCGGCTCCCGGGATGCCGGGGTTTCCGATGGTGAGACCGTCATGGCTGACGTCGACGCCGGTAAGCCGGTGGAATTTGGCCAGAAAGTGATCATCCTGGGCGGCGGCAGCCTGGCCTTCCGCCTGGCGGTGGCCGCGGCGCGCTCCGGCGCCAAGGAAGTCCACATCTTCGGCCAGGAACACACCGGTGATCGTGAAGCCGACTCGTTCGAGGTCGATGAAGCCGTGGCCGAGGGTGTTATCGTCCATTCCTCGTCACTCTTTTACCGTGTGTATTCGGAAAATAGCAAAGCTGCCGGTATTCTGGGGCAGAAAATCCGTGCCTTCGGTTACGATCGGGCAGGCGAGTTAGGCTATGATCCGCTGCCTAACACCGAGGAAAGATACCCGGCCGACATAGTGATTTCGGCGCTTGGCAGGGCCGGCGACACGCCACAGGGAAATCTCGAGGTCAGCAGAAGAGGCGTTTTTGCCGCCGGCGACGCCGTGAACGAACAGCGTTCGGTAGTCGAATCGATCGCCGCCGGACGCTGGACCGCCTCGATGGTTGACAGATACTTAGGCGGCAGCGGCAACCTCGACCAGCAGTTGGCTCCCCCGGAGTCCTCCAAAGCGGTAACGCCAATCCGGAGCCTCTTAAGAAGAATGCCCTCACCGGTTCCGGTGAAACAGGTACGGGCGGCTGACGGCAGCATGGCCGCTTCGGAGCAGACACTTGAAGAAAAAGCGGCCAAACTCGACGCCGAGCGCTGTCTCAAGTGCGACCTGTGCTACGACCTTAAAGACTATTCACTTGACACCAGCGCCTGTGTTTTCTGCGGCCGCTGCGTGGAGGCCTGCATGTGGAACGCCATCACGCCCGGCGTCGGCTATACCACCGTGGTGGAGGCTAGGAGAGCGGCTGAAAAGGCCGAGTCCGCCGAGCAGGCCGGCAAGCGTAAAGTATATTTGTACGCACTGAGAATCCTGGTGGCGGCCGGGGTGCTGCTCATCGCGGCGGTGCTGCTTTCTAAGATCAATGCTTAA
- a CDS encoding 4Fe-4S binding protein: MTQSSFWRNHGRSVLVIAAVVSLAGAWIFGQLNLNTDVAKYLPDVVPNATFELVSSKPSDGQYLYSASANGTQTGWVTAGKGQGYAGPMVVMVAWTMDGTITNVQVPELKETPVWYARLNKALGDFPNYFSQYIGRTFSDPFTIGTDIDASTGATRSSTGVAQGVYGGRLLLAEQLGKPFVGPAQQLKIGPEEILLIIALALVVAFRTIPALKQKRWPRYVMLIFGLAVFGVWASAMLSLINFIVFPIGYAPSIFTNPLLYIMVFGVLILALTVGKNFWCFWICPFSALQEGIHFLGGSQVRPVSRLQITLRNSRYFILWAVVMLVFIFRSPQLAVFEPWNTVFSLQGNLSNWILVVSVLGVGLFIYNFWCHYLCPVGATMDIVLKIRTWAVSTYGRLTAR, from the coding sequence TTGACGCAAAGCAGTTTCTGGCGTAATCACGGCAGGTCGGTGCTTGTCATCGCGGCCGTAGTTTCCCTCGCCGGCGCCTGGATCTTCGGACAACTCAATCTCAACACTGACGTCGCCAAATACCTCCCGGATGTGGTCCCCAACGCTACTTTCGAGCTTGTTTCAAGCAAACCCTCCGACGGACAGTACCTTTATTCAGCATCGGCCAACGGTACCCAGACCGGCTGGGTCACCGCTGGCAAGGGACAGGGCTATGCCGGCCCGATGGTAGTGATGGTGGCCTGGACCATGGACGGCACCATCACCAACGTCCAGGTGCCGGAACTCAAAGAGACGCCGGTATGGTACGCCAGGCTAAACAAAGCCCTCGGAGATTTCCCCAACTATTTCAGCCAGTATATAGGGCGGACTTTCTCTGACCCGTTCACTATCGGGACCGACATTGATGCATCAACCGGCGCCACGCGTTCGTCCACCGGCGTAGCCCAGGGTGTTTACGGCGGGCGCCTGCTCCTGGCCGAACAACTCGGCAAGCCGTTCGTCGGACCCGCCCAGCAACTCAAAATCGGTCCGGAGGAGATCCTCCTCATTATTGCCCTCGCCCTCGTTGTTGCATTCAGGACAATCCCCGCACTTAAACAGAAGCGTTGGCCGCGCTATGTCATGCTTATTTTCGGCCTGGCGGTATTCGGAGTTTGGGCATCGGCGATGCTATCGCTCATCAACTTCATCGTCTTCCCGATCGGCTACGCGCCTTCGATATTCACCAATCCCCTTCTTTACATCATGGTATTTGGCGTCCTGATACTTGCGCTTACAGTGGGTAAGAACTTCTGGTGTTTCTGGATCTGTCCTTTCTCGGCGCTCCAGGAAGGCATCCATTTCCTGGGCGGAAGCCAGGTGAGGCCTGTCAGCCGGCTCCAAATAACCCTCAGGAACAGCCGGTACTTCATCCTGTGGGCAGTAGTCATGCTGGTGTTCATCTTCAGGTCGCCACAACTTGCCGTATTCGAGCCGTGGAATACCGTTTTCAGCCTGCAGGGCAACCTGTCCAACTGGATACTTGTAGTGTCGGTCCTCGGGGTCGGCCTCTTTATCTACAACTTCTGGTGCCATTACCTGTGTCCGGTGGGCGCCACCATGGATATCGTGCTTAAGATTCGGACATGGGCGGTAAGTACCTACGGACGGCTCACCGCCCGCTAG
- the tatC gene encoding twin-arginine translocase subunit TatC, with translation MIDEKRLPITEHFTEMRQRFIRSIFGLVVGVVIGMFVADKLVLLLERPAGDLAGNIIATEMLETFSTYFKVAMTAGFIIAMPWIIYQMFAFLTPALTAKEKRFLFLFFPFIVLMFLAGVAFAYFVALPPAIHFLFTFTIGDVTVMPRISNYVDIVLRMLVIIGLVFELPIILMALSAVGLVTSKWLASKRKIWFVLAFIISAFITPTFDPINQSIVAAPLIILYELSIWLTKIVKKRKPRVPAIA, from the coding sequence ATGATTGACGAAAAACGTTTGCCCATCACCGAACATTTCACCGAGATGCGGCAGCGCTTTATCAGGTCTATTTTCGGTCTTGTCGTCGGCGTCGTCATCGGCATGTTTGTTGCCGATAAGCTTGTACTGCTCCTCGAGCGTCCTGCCGGGGACCTTGCCGGGAACATCATCGCCACCGAGATGCTGGAGACCTTCAGCACCTACTTCAAGGTCGCCATGACCGCCGGCTTTATCATCGCCATGCCCTGGATAATCTACCAGATGTTTGCTTTCTTAACCCCAGCCCTCACCGCAAAAGAGAAGCGTTTCCTGTTTTTATTCTTCCCCTTCATCGTCCTCATGTTCCTGGCCGGCGTAGCGTTTGCCTATTTCGTCGCCTTGCCGCCGGCAATTCACTTCCTGTTCACTTTCACCATCGGCGACGTCACCGTCATGCCCCGTATCTCGAATTACGTTGATATCGTCCTGCGCATGCTGGTGATAATTGGCTTAGTTTTCGAGCTGCCTATCATTTTGATGGCGCTGTCTGCCGTGGGCCTGGTCACCTCAAAATGGCTGGCGTCGAAACGGAAGATATGGTTTGTGCTGGCCTTCATTATCTCAGCTTTCATCACACCGACGTTCGATCCGATCAACCAGTCGATTGTGGCGGCTCCGCTCATTATCCTTTACGAGCTGAGTATCTGGCTGACCAAGATTGTCAAAAAGCGTAAACCAAGAGTCCCCGCGATAGCCTGA
- a CDS encoding Sec-independent protein translocase subunit TatA/TatB, producing the protein MNLFGMGTFEILTILVVATLVFGPNKIPEFARKAGEFLRSFRRVTTDMTKEFTKAIDSSPTKPSDKK; encoded by the coding sequence ATGAATTTATTTGGCATGGGCACCTTCGAGATCCTAACGATTCTCGTGGTTGCCACGCTTGTTTTCGGTCCCAACAAGATTCCCGAATTTGCCAGGAAAGCCGGTGAATTCCTGCGCAGTTTCCGCAGGGTTACCACCGACATGACAAAAGAATTTACTAAAGCTATCGACAGTTCTCCCACAAAGCCTTCCGATAAAAAATAG
- a CDS encoding twin-arginine translocase TatA/TatE family subunit, with protein MKFGPLEIILILTIILVITGASFAPSLGKNLGKGVRQLRQAVGGDKNKTKVVTSLNDGAAAKAINRRVLEQKRSPKAG; from the coding sequence ATGAAATTTGGTCCTCTCGAAATAATTCTCATACTTACAATTATCCTGGTTATCACCGGCGCCAGTTTTGCTCCCTCCCTGGGGAAAAATCTGGGTAAAGGCGTGCGACAACTGCGGCAAGCTGTCGGTGGAGACAAAAACAAGACCAAAGTCGTCACCAGCCTCAACGACGGTGCCGCGGCTAAAGCGATCAACCGCCGCGTGTTAGAACAGAAAAGAAGCCCCAAGGCTGGTTGA
- the tatA gene encoding twin-arginine translocase TatA/TatE family subunit translates to MRLGPPEIILILVVVILIFGVGKLPQIGKSLGEGLKSFKQGVAGEGEEAKNTEATETVAEQPKAEVAEMDAPAKVSEEDLTAFKKWQADQAKKG, encoded by the coding sequence ATGAGGTTAGGACCGCCCGAGATTATTCTGATTTTAGTTGTTGTGATTTTGATTTTTGGTGTCGGTAAATTGCCCCAGATCGGCAAGTCACTGGGTGAAGGGCTGAAGTCCTTCAAACAGGGCGTAGCTGGCGAAGGCGAAGAAGCCAAGAACACTGAAGCCACCGAAACCGTTGCCGAACAACCCAAAGCTGAGGTCGCTGAGATGGACGCTCCCGCCAAGGTGAGCGAAGAAGATCTAACCGCTTTCAAGAAATGGCAGGCTGACCAGGCCAAGAAAGGCTAA
- the folP gene encoding dihydropteroate synthase — MSIKDRTPALTRISNSDFQWGNRTFIIGILNVTPDSFSGDGVGADIDAAIARAKQLVMEGADIIDVGGESTRPGAPEVTSGEEITRVVPVIRKLASEIEVPISVDTYKSEVADAAVRAGASMINSVYGLKRDPKLAEVASRLNVPIILTSSQRDNPATDIIKAILADLGSAVSEAESAGIKRENIIVDPGFGFGKTVVQNLELLKRLDEFRCLGKPILLGTSRKSTIGKILGDVPLDQRLFGTVATTVISIMNGADIVRVHDVKENVQAARMTDAVIRCSLMGENQFHKVYLSLGSNLGDRLSNLESAVKLLRERISIARISPVYQTEPVGVTEQPKFLNMVVEVCTVLAPGELLLFLKDIEQQLGRGSAGSEAPRPIDIDILFYDTLVMTNESLVIPHPRLSQRAFVLVPLHNLVPDLVHPVLKKTVREMLSALNNPLGVEFYRCNLPNL; from the coding sequence ATGAGCATTAAAGACCGGACACCCGCCCTCACCCGCATTAGCAATAGCGATTTCCAATGGGGAAACCGCACCTTCATCATTGGCATACTTAACGTCACCCCCGATTCCTTTTCCGGGGATGGCGTGGGGGCAGATATCGACGCTGCCATTGCCAGGGCAAAGCAACTGGTTATGGAAGGCGCGGATATTATCGATGTCGGGGGCGAATCAACACGCCCCGGTGCCCCTGAAGTCACCTCGGGGGAAGAAATCACTCGGGTTGTCCCTGTCATCCGGAAGCTAGCCTCCGAGATCGAAGTCCCCATCAGTGTCGACACCTATAAATCAGAGGTAGCGGATGCCGCCGTCAGAGCGGGGGCTTCGATGATAAATTCGGTGTATGGTTTGAAACGCGACCCGAAGTTGGCTGAAGTCGCCTCCCGTTTGAATGTTCCGATCATCTTGACCTCATCCCAGCGGGATAACCCGGCTACAGATATCATCAAGGCCATTCTTGCTGACCTAGGTAGTGCTGTTTCAGAGGCTGAATCCGCCGGAATCAAACGAGAAAACATTATCGTAGACCCGGGATTCGGTTTCGGAAAAACGGTGGTGCAGAACCTTGAACTGCTCAAAAGGTTGGATGAATTCAGGTGCTTGGGCAAACCCATTCTTCTCGGTACTTCCCGCAAATCAACCATCGGAAAAATCCTGGGAGACGTGCCCCTGGACCAGCGTCTTTTTGGAACTGTGGCCACTACGGTCATCAGCATCATGAACGGCGCCGATATCGTCCGCGTTCATGACGTTAAAGAAAACGTCCAGGCCGCGAGGATGACCGATGCCGTAATCCGGTGTTCCTTGATGGGTGAAAATCAGTTTCACAAGGTTTATCTAAGCTTGGGTTCAAACTTGGGCGACAGGTTGTCGAACCTGGAATCAGCAGTAAAACTTCTCCGGGAAAGAATATCAATCGCGCGAATCTCGCCGGTCTACCAAACCGAACCCGTCGGGGTGACTGAACAGCCCAAATTCCTGAACATGGTGGTCGAAGTGTGCACTGTTCTAGCCCCGGGGGAATTACTACTTTTCTTGAAGGACATTGAGCAACAGTTAGGACGCGGCTCAGCCGGATCGGAAGCTCCGAGGCCGATAGACATCGACATCCTTTTTTACGATACCCTAGTAATGACCAATGAATCGCTGGTTATTCCCCACCCCCGGTTGTCCCAGAGGGCTTTTGTGCTTGTTCCATTGCATAACCTTGTGCCCGACCTCGTTCATCCGGTTTTGAAAAAGACTGTTCGCGAGATGCTGTCAGCCCTGAATAATCCTCTAGGAGTCGAATTTTATCGTTGCAATCTACCCAATCTTTAA
- the queD gene encoding 6-carboxytetrahydropterin synthase QueD, with amino-acid sequence MYYITVENHFDAAHFLRGYVGKCENLHGHRYKVAVKLSSATLDEVGLAFDFRDLKNVLKPILNRLDHTLLNDVSPFDKINPSAENIARSIFKEVKAGIEGATLESVTVWESPESSAEYRED; translated from the coding sequence ATGTACTACATAACCGTCGAAAACCATTTTGACGCCGCTCATTTTCTACGCGGTTACGTTGGAAAATGTGAAAACCTTCACGGTCACCGCTATAAAGTGGCGGTAAAGCTTTCATCAGCTACGCTCGATGAGGTTGGCTTGGCTTTTGACTTTAGAGACTTGAAGAACGTCTTGAAACCCATCCTCAATCGCTTGGATCACACCCTCCTGAACGATGTATCGCCTTTCGACAAAATAAATCCCTCGGCAGAAAACATCGCGCGGAGCATTTTCAAGGAAGTCAAGGCGGGCATCGAGGGAGCAACCCTCGAATCAGTTACGGTATGGGAATCCCCCGAATCCTCAGCGGAGTACCGCGAGGACTAA
- a CDS encoding Zn-ribbon domain-containing OB-fold protein, with protein MAIKLSFKEYDIALREGRLLGLRCGCGDILCPPRAVCPRCGNAELEIIQLSGKGKIASYTTLFVAAEGREKELPYAMALVALDEGPYLIGRIDTNCPDKLDLSVIGKSVTTGHGVFGGDKYSAGEAAYPLFRIED; from the coding sequence ATGGCGATAAAGCTCTCTTTCAAAGAATACGACATCGCCTTACGGGAAGGGCGCCTGCTTGGTCTGAGGTGTGGCTGCGGAGACATTCTTTGCCCGCCGCGGGCGGTTTGCCCCCGGTGCGGCAATGCAGAACTTGAGATTATTCAGCTTTCCGGCAAGGGAAAAATAGCCAGCTATACCACCTTGTTTGTAGCGGCGGAGGGGCGGGAAAAGGAGCTTCCCTATGCGATGGCGCTCGTTGCTTTAGATGAAGGACCGTACCTGATCGGACGCATCGACACGAACTGCCCCGACAAGCTGGATCTCAGTGTCATCGGCAAGTCGGTAACGACCGGACACGGAGTATTTGGGGGCGATAAATATTCAGCCGGCGAGGCAGCTTACCCTTTGTTCAGGATCGAAGATTAG
- a CDS encoding thiolase C-terminal domain-containing protein yields MRKVAVIGIGQTKFSGAQDKSLSELFAEAAFDALADAHLQPRDVQALFVGNALGDFAEGQGMTPAFIADYIGTWNVPANRYDGACASASMAVRDAFLLVASGIYDIVIAGGVERAASLGTPLATRTFAMFSDSRYEFPAGMTFPGVFALLAHRYAAMYGLPIEKLKEQMAQVSVQSYKHGMFNPKAHLRKSVTIPDVLKSFTVATPIQLHDCCPFSDGAAALIIAAEDKARVLSPKPVFIAGAGQASSGPLASQGEYLPRLRARELASKQAYAMAGVTPADIDVCELHDCFSIASLIAAEGLGFFDYGKAGEAWMKGEADIGGKVAINPSGGLKSKGHPIGATGAAQVFEIVRQLRGEVEPERQVPDARIGLTDTLGGDGGTMVSMVFERGW; encoded by the coding sequence ATGCGTAAAGTTGCGGTAATCGGGATCGGGCAGACGAAATTTTCGGGTGCCCAAGATAAAAGCCTTTCAGAACTATTCGCGGAAGCGGCCTTCGACGCCCTGGCTGATGCCCATTTGCAGCCACGGGACGTCCAAGCGCTTTTTGTCGGAAACGCGCTCGGGGATTTCGCCGAAGGCCAAGGTATGACTCCAGCGTTTATCGCCGATTACATCGGCACCTGGAACGTGCCGGCCAACCGTTACGACGGCGCTTGCGCCTCCGCGTCGATGGCGGTGCGCGACGCTTTCTTGCTCGTCGCTTCGGGGATTTATGACATTGTGATTGCCGGCGGCGTCGAACGTGCCGCTTCGTTGGGCACACCCCTTGCCACCCGCACTTTCGCCATGTTCTCCGATTCTAGATATGAATTCCCGGCCGGAATGACTTTCCCGGGTGTGTTTGCACTGCTGGCACATAGGTATGCTGCCATGTATGGTCTGCCGATCGAAAAGCTGAAAGAGCAGATGGCCCAAGTGTCGGTCCAATCCTATAAACACGGTATGTTCAACCCCAAAGCCCACCTCCGAAAATCAGTCACTATTCCCGACGTGCTCAAGAGTTTCACTGTCGCCACTCCTATCCAGCTCCACGACTGCTGCCCGTTCTCCGACGGGGCAGCGGCTTTGATCATCGCCGCTGAGGACAAGGCAAGGGTGCTGTCGCCGAAGCCGGTGTTCATCGCCGGGGCGGGACAGGCTTCATCAGGACCGCTGGCATCGCAGGGCGAGTATTTGCCCAGGTTAAGGGCTCGAGAACTAGCCTCGAAGCAGGCTTATGCCATGGCTGGGGTCACCCCGGCAGATATAGATGTGTGTGAACTACACGATTGTTTCTCTATCGCCAGTCTCATCGCCGCTGAGGGCCTGGGATTCTTCGATTACGGAAAAGCCGGGGAGGCGTGGATGAAGGGTGAAGCGGACATCGGCGGCAAAGTGGCGATCAATCCATCCGGCGGCCTGAAGAGCAAGGGGCATCCCATCGGGGCCACCGGCGCAGCGCAGGTCTTTGAGATCGTGCGGCAGTTGCGCGGAGAGGTAGAACCGGAACGCCAGGTGCCGGATGCCCGAATCGGCTTGACCGACACCCTGGGCGGCGATGGCGGCACCATGGTCAGCATGGTCTTCGAGCGAGGCTGGTGA
- a CDS encoding glycerol-3-phosphate acyltransferase, whose translation MVLILAVAAYLICSIPVAYLVAKWTRGIDLRKYGSGNVGSSNVLAATSKRWALPVAVFDLGKGILAVLAARWAGLDTGLQFVVGIAGIAGHNWPIYLNFRGGRGILTSLGVILAFSPLLGLTVLLIAFSLAPFKQLSLGVFIGLLLLPILAYYFAEFFGIDHKTTVTAGMVAITAVAYARRLLAGGRSDLATDLSTGELLINRLVFDRDIRDRRLWLSRSENSGKAFS comes from the coding sequence ATGGTTTTAATCCTGGCCGTAGCCGCATATCTGATCTGTAGCATTCCGGTGGCTTACCTGGTTGCCAAATGGACTCGCGGCATAGACCTCAGAAAATATGGTTCCGGGAACGTAGGGTCCTCTAACGTTCTGGCAGCGACTTCAAAACGCTGGGCGTTACCTGTAGCCGTTTTTGACCTGGGAAAAGGCATTTTGGCTGTGCTGGCGGCGCGGTGGGCCGGGTTGGACACCGGGCTGCAATTTGTGGTCGGCATCGCCGGAATTGCCGGGCACAACTGGCCGATCTATTTGAATTTCCGCGGCGGCCGGGGCATCCTGACCAGCCTTGGCGTTATCCTGGCATTCTCGCCACTCTTGGGGCTCACTGTTCTGCTGATTGCGTTCTCGTTGGCTCCCTTTAAACAGTTATCGCTAGGTGTCTTCATCGGCCTGCTGCTCCTGCCGATCCTGGCCTATTATTTCGCGGAATTCTTCGGCATCGACCATAAGACTACGGTGACTGCAGGTATGGTTGCGATCACCGCTGTCGCCTACGCCAGGAGGCTGCTGGCCGGCGGCCGGAGCGACCTCGCAACCGATCTTTCGACCGGAGAACTCCTGATTAACCGGCTGGTGTTCGATCGGGATATACGTGACCGAAGGTTGTGGCTTTCACGGTCCGAAAATTCAGGTAAGGCGTTCAGTTAG
- a CDS encoding PHP domain-containing protein: MVSRVDLHLHSTASDGVFSPSEVVRKAGYLKLKYMALTDHDSVDGIAEALTEAKNFPNMTVIPGVEMSTDVASGDVHILGYFIDWQDPELIRRLKIMRISREDRGLAIVERLRELGVPLEWERVKEIAGDAVIGRPHIAQAMLEKGYINYLGEAFDKYISRGGPGYVERIKMAPAEAVALIKSVGGVPVMAHPLTLPGYEKLIEELIPAGLAGIEVHYASFKDWEIERLKRLAERLGLVATGGTDYHGLDPSTETMIGGQPVPMSAVEGLLQRRENPRHGEI; the protein is encoded by the coding sequence ATGGTCAGCCGCGTCGACCTGCACCTGCACTCGACCGCCTCCGATGGCGTATTCTCACCCTCCGAAGTTGTGCGCAAGGCAGGCTACCTCAAACTCAAGTATATGGCGCTTACCGACCACGACTCGGTGGACGGCATCGCCGAGGCTCTGACCGAGGCTAAGAATTTCCCTAACATGACCGTCATCCCCGGCGTGGAGATGTCCACCGACGTTGCCTCCGGCGACGTCCACATCCTGGGTTACTTCATCGACTGGCAGGACCCGGAGTTGATCCGCCGGCTCAAGATCATGCGAATTTCCCGCGAGGACCGGGGTCTGGCTATCGTCGAACGTCTGCGAGAGCTTGGGGTGCCCCTCGAATGGGAGCGTGTCAAAGAAATTGCCGGGGACGCCGTGATCGGCCGGCCGCACATCGCTCAAGCGATGCTGGAAAAAGGATATATCAATTACCTCGGCGAAGCCTTTGATAAATATATCAGCCGCGGCGGCCCGGGCTATGTCGAACGCATCAAGATGGCCCCTGCCGAAGCTGTGGCGCTCATAAAATCAGTTGGAGGCGTGCCGGTTATGGCCCACCCGCTGACCCTGCCCGGATATGAAAAGCTTATCGAAGAACTCATCCCGGCCGGATTGGCCGGCATCGAGGTCCATTATGCCAGCTTCAAGGATTGGGAGATCGAAAGATTGAAGCGGTTGGCAGAGAGGCTGGGACTGGTTGCGACAGGGGGCACCGACTACCATGGGCTCGACCCTTCGACAGAGACAATGATCGGGGGTCAACCGGTGCCGATGTCCGCCGTCGAGGGACTACTTCAACGACGAGAAAATCCCAGGCACGGAGAGATTTAG
- a CDS encoding TIGR00282 family metallophosphoesterase — translation MKILAIGDVIGKPGRRAVKEILPALKLGLGIDFVIANGENAAGGKGLTPETSDELFSYGVDVITSGNHIFAQSEIIPMLEGPSPVLRPLNYPPGVPGKGFVVVKGVLVVSLMGRTFMNTIDDPFRAMDALLDSLEKKPSNTIVDFHAEATSEKQGIGWYLDGRVSAVVGTHTHVGTVDARILPGGTACVSDIGMVGPWHSIIGDDKDDVLKRFLTGMHERLSVAKGSRITFNSVLITTNSEGKAIAIERVDREAAI, via the coding sequence ATGAAAATACTTGCCATCGGCGACGTCATCGGCAAACCGGGGCGGCGGGCGGTCAAGGAAATTCTGCCGGCGCTGAAGTTGGGTTTGGGCATCGATTTTGTCATTGCCAACGGTGAAAACGCCGCCGGCGGCAAAGGCTTGACCCCCGAAACCTCCGACGAACTTTTCTCCTACGGCGTCGACGTCATTACCTCCGGCAACCACATCTTCGCGCAATCCGAGATCATCCCGATGCTCGAAGGACCATCCCCGGTGCTGCGGCCGCTGAACTATCCGCCGGGCGTCCCGGGCAAGGGGTTCGTTGTCGTCAAAGGGGTCCTGGTGGTCAGCCTAATGGGGCGCACCTTCATGAATACAATCGATGATCCCTTCCGCGCTATGGACGCTCTGCTGGACAGTTTAGAAAAGAAACCGAGTAACACCATCGTCGATTTCCATGCCGAAGCAACCTCCGAAAAACAGGGGATAGGCTGGTATCTTGACGGCAGGGTCTCGGCGGTGGTCGGTACTCACACCCATGTTGGCACTGTAGACGCAAGGATACTGCCCGGCGGGACCGCGTGCGTCTCGGACATCGGGATGGTGGGTCCGTGGCACTCTATCATCGGCGATGATAAAGACGATGTACTCAAGCGATTTCTCACCGGTATGCACGAACGCTTATCGGTAGCCAAAGGCTCGCGAATTACCTTTAACTCGGTGCTGATAACAACAAATTCAGAGGGTAAAGCAATCGCCATAGAACGAGTCGACCGGGAGGCGGCTATCTGA